The window CAAGATTATGATAATTTACACATAACAGGAATAATTGACACCTATGATGGTGGTTTAGAATTTCTAAAAAATTACGACAAGAAAAACAATTTAATTATTTTCTTGGGTTCTAGCTTTGGAAACTTTTCTCATATTGATGGTGAGAACTTTTTAGAAAAAATTAATTCTACCATGAAATCAGGTGATCTATTTCTAATCGGATTAGATCTGGTTAAAGATACAAAAATTTTAGAATCTGCATATGATGATTCACAAGGAATCACCTCTGAATTCAATCTTAATGTCTTATCTAGAATTAATGATGAACTTGATGCAGATTTTGATTTGAATAATTTCTCACATTATTCTATTTACAACAAAGATGAACAACGTATTGAAATGTATTTGAAATCTCTTGTAAATCAATCAGTAATTATTTCAAAATCTAATCTATCACTAAATTTGAAGAAGAACGAACTGATTCACACCGAGCATTCTCATAAATACACATTAGACCAGATCAAAACTCTTCTCAAAAAAACTGGATTTAATATTATACATACGTGGTTGGATGATGATACATATTTTTCATTAACTTTAGTATCTAAGAATTAGATGTCTTCAGCACATCTGAATCCTGAAAATAACCAACGTTCATCTAGTCTAAAGAAGTTTCTGTAACTTCCTCTAATTGACATTTTTGGTGTTCCAAAAGATCCTCCTCTCAAAACTTTTTGATTTGTAAACCATTTGTCATTATATTCATCAAAACCTGACTTGAATCCTGGATAACCTGTAAATTCTGATGATGTCCATTCCCAAATATCTCCTATCATCTGATGGCATCCATAATGACTAATTCCATCTGGATATGCCCCTATTTCTGAACAGCCCCAATTGTATGATTCAAGTAAATTACATTTTTCTGACGTTGGGTTTTCATTTCCCCATGGAAAGACTGTTTTTTCTTGTTTTTCTTTATTCCAACATGCTGCTTTTTCCCATTCAGCCTCTGATGGTAGTCTTTTTCCTGCCCATTTACAGTATGCATCTGCTTCGTAAAAGCTAACATGACAAACTGGTTCTTTTGGATTAATTTTTCTAATTCCTAGAAAATCTCTTACATACCAAATATTGTCAATTTTTTCCCAATACATTGGAGATGTCCATTTGTTGTCTTTGACTTTCTCCCATCCATCTGATAACCAATACTTGTATGTACTATATCCTCCATCTTCAATAAATTCAAGATATTGCTCATTTGTAACAGGAAATATGTCGATTTTGTAATTTTCTAGGAACACCTTGTGTTCTGGTAATTCAATATCATAACAAAATCCTTTTCCATTATTTCCCATGGTGTAAATTCCCCCCTCTATCGTAACTGACTTTTTCTCCATTTCACTTGTTTTTGGGATTTCATTTTTTTTAACTGGTCTATATTGCTCTGCAAGTAAATGTTGCAAATCATATACTAACAGCTCTTGATGTTGACATTCATGATGGAATCCCATAACGATCATTTTAGCTGATTCTTCACTCAGTTTTTGTGTTTCAATAAATTTCTCAACTCTTTGATTTATTGTGTTAAAGTATTGGAAAATTTGGTCTGTTGTTGGCCTTGACACAACTCCTCGTAAGCCTTTGTCATGTGGAACCCCAAATTGTTGATAATAGGAATTAAGATATTCTGAAAATTCTTTAGAATAAAATTCATAATTTGTGTCAATTTTACTCATTATTGCTTCATAAATCCAACTAACATGACCTATGTGCCATTTTGGTGGACTCATAAAAAATGCTGTTTGTACAACAAAGTCATCTTTTTCTAAAGTTTTTACTAATTCTAAAGTTCTATTACGAGTTTCTTTAAATTGTTGAAGTAGTGAATTTCTTGAATCTAGCTCTAGATTTGAAGCCATAATTGAAAAATCTTTTTTTCTATTATTATATTTGTGGGTGTTTTGATACTAGTACCCTCTTGCAAAAATTGGTATTGATGCACTTTGCTCTTGACAATAGATGCATTTTTGACTGGTATCTTCACTCTCAAATGGAATTACTCTGATTTCTGCTCCCGTTTCTTCTTTGATTTTGTCTTCGCATTCTAATTTTCCACACCATGGTGAATTGAAGAATCCTCCTTTTTCGATTTTAGATTTAAAATCTGTATAATTTGAAATGTTTATTGTGTTGCTGTCTGCATCTTTTCTGGCTTTTTTCAGCATCTCTATTTGAATTTCATCTAGAATTGCAAATATTTTTTCTATTTCTGCAAAATTTATTGTTAATTTTTCTGAATTGTATCGTTTAGCAACAATCATGCTATCTTTTTCTAAGTCTTTGGGGCCTATTTCAATTCTTAATGGGACTCCTTTCATTTCCCAATCATTAAATTTGTAACCTGGAGACAATCCTTCTCTATCATCTATGCTTACTCTGATTTCTTTAGCTTCAAGTTGATTTCTAATTTCTTCCACTTTTGGCATTACTTTGTTTTCCCCTTCTTCGTTTCGATAAATTGGAACAATTACTACTTGAATTGGTGCTACTTTTGGTGGCAACACCAACCCTTTGTCATCACCATGAGCCATGATCATTGCGCCAATTAATCTCCAAGACACTCCCCATGATGTTTGCCAAGCAAAATGTTCGACATTATCTTTATCAGCAAATTTTACTTCAAATGGTTTTGAAAAATTTTGTCCTAAGAAATGTGATGTGCCCATTTGCAATGCCTTTCCATCTGGCATGATTGATTCCATGGTTGTTGTGTATACTGCGCCCACGAATTTCTCTTTTTCACTTTTTTTACCTGTTGTTACAGGAATTGCCAATTCTTCTTCAACTGTATTTTTGTAGATGTCTAGTATTTTCATTACTTCTTTTTCTGCCTCTTCTTTTGTGGTGTGAACTGTGTGGCCTTCTTGCCACAAAAATTCTGACGTTCTAAGAAATGGTTTCGTTGCTTTAATTTCTGCTCTTAATGCGGTATTCCAAAAGTTGATTTTTAGAGGTAAATCTCTCCAACTCTGAATCCATTTTGAATATAATGTATATGCTAAAGTTTCTGATGTTGGCCTTAATGCTAATCTGTCTCCGACTTCGTTTGTTCCAGAATGTGTTACCCAAAACACTTCTGGATTGAACCCTGCAAAATGTTTCTGTTCTTTTCCTAACAGTGATTCAGGAATCAAAATTGGCAAAAACCCATTTCTAATCCCATTTTTAGAAAATTTCTTATCAAATGTGTCTCTTAACGATTCCCAAATTGAATATCCATCTGGTCTTAGTACGATTAATCCTTTTACAGGTGCATAATCTGCAAGTTTTGCTTTGAGAACCACTTGGGTATACCATTCACTGAAATCTTCTTTTTTTGAAACTGTAATTCCTACGTCTTCTTTACCCAAACTAGAATTTGATGAATTAATTTAACTAATGAGCCTTTCGTGATAATTTGAATCCTATAATTTGTCGCCTTTACAAAGTACTTTTCCCATTACTCTGCTTTGGAAATTTGGACATACAAAACACTGGATGAAATGAATATCTTCTTTTAGAACAGGACATTCTACAAATTCCTGCTTCATCCTTTTGAGCATTTTTGGACTGACTCCTTTTAATTTCAATTTTCCTTTTTCATCCATCATGCCTGATGCTTTTAGTTCTTCTTTAACTGGATCTGGTAATTTTTGTCTTCCTTCTCTTTCTTGTATTTCTACTTCGTATTTACGGTCTAATTCATCAGCCATGTCCTTTAGAAAACATTCGGTGATTTATTATTAGCGTTTTTTAGATCCAAAAGCAGTTTAAACTTTAATATAATTAGCGATTTTTTTCCAAATCAGAAATCTATTGTTAGTAATTTTTGATGTTGAGGGAGTTTTGTATGATGAAGAATATCTCCCAATTCTTGCAGAAAAACTCAACAAACAAGATGAAATTTGGGAAATTACAAAACAAGGAATTCAAGGAAAAATTAACTGGGAAGAAGGATTGCGAACTAGAGTAGCTGCACTAAAAGGACTAGATGAAAAAACTTGTCAAGAAGTTTCTGATGCTTTACCTATAATGACAGGTGCAAAAGAAGCTTGTAGAGCATTAAAGGCTGCTGGATGGAAGTTGATGGCTGTATCTGGCGGATTCACTTTGATGATGGAACGATTACAAAAAGAATTAGGCTTGGATTATGTTTATTCAAATGAATTGTTATTCAAAGATGGAAAACTTGATGGCGTCACCATTAACGTCGATTCTGATAAATCCAAATCTGCAAGAATAAAAATTGAAGAATGGGGAGAGAAAAAAGAAGATATTGTATGTGTGGTAGATGGCGCAAACGATGTAAAATTATTTGATATTTGTGGATTGGGAATTGCCTATCGAGCACAAGATCTTGTAAAAGATTTGGCAACTACAACTCTGGAAGAAAAAGATCTTTCTAAAATTATTGATATAATCAACAAACACTACAAGCTTGAATTAGAAGCTGTCACTCCTGCATAAACAATTTTTTAGTCCTCTGCTTTAGATATTTTACTTGCAAATTATTCCTGTTCATTTTGAAAAAGAAATCAGTCCTTCTGATGATCTTTCTGATATTTTACTAAAATTTGACAACCTAAATGACGGGGATATTATAGTAATTGCCCAAAAAGTAATCTCCAAACAAGAAAAAAGATTAGTAAGCTTGTCCAGCGTTGTTCCTTCCTTGTTGGCTCAAGGGATCGCGTCTCAATACAAAAAAGATCCTCGAATTGTTGAATTGATTTTATCTGAATCAAAGAAAATTGTTAGGATGTCTCGTGGAATTTTAATTGTTGAAACTCATCATGGATTTATTTGTGCAAATGCTGGAATAGATGAAAGCAATGTTGAAGAGGGATTTGTAACTCTGCTACCCGTCGATTCTGATAAATCTGCACAATTAATTCGGAAAAAAATTTTTGAACGTTCTGGAAAAAATATTGCTATAATTATTTCTGATACATTTGGTCGTTCATTTAGACTTGGACAAACCAATCATGCAATAGGAGTATCTGGACTAAACCCAATTTTAGATTATGAAGGAACTTTGGATTCTTTTAACAAAATTTTGCGAGTTACTGCAATTGCAGTTGCTGATGAACTTGCATCGTCTTCTGAATTGGTGATGGGAAAATCTTTGAAATGTCCTTTTGCAATTATTCGTGACTATTCTTTTGAATTCGAAGAATGTTCTATTGACAAATTAATTCGTCCTGAAAATGAAGATCTTTTTAGATGATGGTTTTGAAATTTTGTTAAGACCAAAAATCGGGCAAGATAAACTCAAATAGATTTTATAGCTACGTGAAGTGTAGCTTAAATAAATTAGCCCCTAATACATAATATGAGTTCCAGGGCTGTTTTGTTATTTGAAAATAGCATAAAATCCGATTCTACTAGAAAAACTTACAATTATTGTCTTAGAAGATTTGTAGATTATTACAAGCTAAAAGGAATTGATGCATTACTTTCAGTGGAACCTAAACCATTACAAACAATGCTTGAAGATTATCTGTTTCATTTGAAAAAATCAGTCAAAGTTGCAACTATCAGAACTCATTTTGCAGCCATTGAGCTATTTTGTATAGTAAATGATCTTGATGGAGTCAATTTTAGAAAGATTCGAAAAATGTATCCTGCATCTGAAAAGATACAGGGTCGCAATGCCTGGTCAACAACTGATATTCAAAAGATATTGGAATCTACCAAGGAACTACGTACAAAAACACTCATTCACTTTCTTGCTTCTACTGGGTGTCGAATCGGTGCGATACCTGATCTAAAAATTGGTAATCTAACTGAGATGCCCGATGATTGTTTGGCAGTAATGTTTTATGAAGGCACTAATGATGAGTATGTTGGATTTCTTCATCCAGAGGCTGCATCATACATGCGTTCATATCTTGAAAGAAGATCTTCTGATGGAGAAAAACTCGACAAAAATCACCCTCTATTCCGAGAACGATATAGTATAGGTATAGCCAAACCTAGGAGTATCAGTCAGCCCAATCTGAGAACAATTATCCATAGACTGGTCACATCCACAGCACTACAAAGAGAAAAAACTGATGGACGGTTTGATGTAATGACCATTCATGGGTTTAGAAAAAGATTCAACACTGTTCTCAAGCTAAACAAGACAATCAATCCTGCAATAATTGAAAAACTAATGGGACACAAGATTAACCTAGACGGTGTCTATCTTACACCAACACGAAATGATTTGTTTGAAGAATTTAAAAAAGGAATTTCTGATCTTACCATATCTGACTCTGAAAGATTAAAGTCTAGAAACAAGAAACTGGAAGTTGAAAAGAAAAATTCAGAAAATCAATCAACCAAAATTAATGAACTGGAATCAAAGATTGACATACTTACACACAAAATGGAACTGATTTCAAAAACTCAAGAATCTAAATAATTTTCTTAGAAATCCCATCCTCCTGTTGGAGTCTTGTTTGAAAACCATATTGGTTGGAATTGTAATTTTCTATCATATTCTTTTGGTGTATCTTTTATGGTTCTTGTAAGTAAAGCCATCCATCCTAACATTCTCTTAAAGTCATCATGAAAAGAATACCAAATTTGACTAGATGAGTATTCGTTGCTTATCACGGTATCCATATAATCTCCTATAATTCCTAGAATCTGATACATTAGCCCCACTCTGAAATCTGTAATGGGTTTGCCTCTCTCATAATTTTTCATATGAATTGATAATGCAGCATCAACCAATCTTGCAAGATTGTTATTTCTAAATTGAATGCTGCTCATTCTCATTCTGTTTCCACTAAATGTTGCAGCATCTTTTGATTTTCTAGGATCTAGTATCTCTTCAAGCTCCTCTTCAAATCCCTTAGCTAATCTTGGGCTAGCTGCCATGGCTTCAAAGAAGTAAGTTAAATTTGCAAAAGCTGGAAAAATCGTATTGTCGATATAATCTACTTTCTTTTTGTCTAGGGCTCGTAATTTCTTCTTGTCTTCTGATGATAGTTCTTTTCCTTCTTTGGTTAATCGCTCTCTTTTTTTGTGAATATGTAACCAATCCTGAATAAAGGTCACAAGTGTCTCATCAGGTATGTAACTTTTTTCATCTTTGATCTTCTGAACCCCTTTAATTATCCCTTTTTTCATGTAACATCTACTCATATTGTTACATAAGTCTATTATTATCTATAATGAAAAGAGATACTGAGATTTCAAAAATCTGGGTTACTGGCAAGAGTTCCTATACCATGGTTATCCCAAAAAAATTTGCTTTAGATCTAAAACTTGATTCTGAATCCTATCTGGTAATTGAGAAAACCACTGAAGGTCTGATAATCAAAAAATTGGAGGTTGGACATGAAATCAAAAATTCTTGAAAGTCTTAGAGAATGTTGTAATAACACAAAATCTTACATTGTAATTTATGACGGTGCAGGTACTGGAGATTTACCTCTTTTAGTTTGTGAGGGTTGCTTAAACAAACCCTCATTCCAAAAATTCATTTTAGCTAAATTCAAATTTACTCAAAAAAATACAGTTGAAGACATTTTAAGAAATTATTTACAGAACTAAAATGACCAATCATTCTTTGTTCAAGTTTATGAGTCCTGCCTTTGAGCAAAGTAATTCTACTTTAAAAAATACACAAGAGTTTGTTTCAGAATCAAAGTTTCTTACTAACTGGTTAGAAGTAGAACATCAAGGTTGGAAGCTTCCTGCAATAGAAGAGCCACATGATTGGTGTGGATTGTGGAAAACTGTTGGTTGTAACAAAGTAGATGTCCATGAAAAACTAGGCAAAGGGAGATTAACATATGTTAAACAGTTTCGTCGTTCATGTTATCGTGCAAAATGTAAGTCATGTTATACCAACTGGATTGTACGACAAGCTAATGCCTCAACAAGAAGGATAGAAACTTTTGAGAAAAAATCAAACCAAAAACCAATCCATTTGATATTTGCAGTACCTGTAGAACAAAGACATACTCCAATCAAAATATTACGTCAAAGACTAAGTCATATACTAAAACTTGGAAACATTCATGGTGCATCAGTAATATTCCATCCATTCAAGTTTGATAAGAAAACACGAAGATGGTATGCATCACCTCATTTTCATCTAGTGGGATTTGGTAAATCATCCGACATTCAAAATGCCTTTGGGCGATACAAATGGTATATCAAAGAAACAGAAGAACGAAATTCTATATTTCAAACTTTTTGCTATTTGTTATCTCATTGTGGTATTCAGAAAGGATACCATGCTGTTACCTGGTTTGGCAGTCTCTCTTATAGCGAATTGCCTGTTGATAAAGAGCCCAGAATCACCAAATGTCCTCTCTGTAACGGAGAATTTGAGGAAATTTACTATGAAGAACCAATCCATCCGATAATACCGCCTGATAAGCACTTTGAAGGGGCAGTTGAAGGTGAAGGATGGCACAAGGTGTTTACTGTAGAGTATGCAGAGCCAACATATGAATATGCTCCAACTAGGGATTTGGATGAATTGTTGAAAGGATTAGCAAATTAAGCATTCATTCTAAATTTTGGTTGTGTGGGATCCTGTCTTATTTTTAAGATTTTTTTATTTTATGAATTTAATATTTCGTTATACCATTCCTATAAATTCAAGATTCGTGTAAATAATGTATGAGTCTGATTGAATCCCTTAGTGAGTTTTATACAAATTATGCTTGGTTTTTATGGATTCTGGGAATTTTAATCCCTTCTGTCATATCAGCTGTAATTCCTAAGATTAGAAGGAAATTCAAAACACTATTTTTTAGAATGATATTAAAAATTCAAGGAAATGATGTTGGAATAAATGCAGTTTATTTAAAAAATTATCTTGAACCTCCACAAGGAAAAATGAATAATGATATTTTTGATCAAATAAAAAATGAAATCTCCTATGATAAAATAGATAAAGTCAGCATGCACCCAAGGTTCCTAAAAATCCGTTCAAATAAACTTGGAATGAAACTTATAATTTCAATTGAGAAAGAATATTTGGAAATTGAAGATGAGGAATTACAAAGTATTCCATATAATGTAACAATTGAGATGGATGCGGATATCAAAGGTACCTCTAACATACACAATTTGGATGATTTTGTCACAATATCTGAAAAAATTCAAGAAATTATTAGAACAAAATTATTTCCAAATGCAGAAGTTGGGCAATCTTATGTTGTATGTACTGTCAACAATATTCTAAATGATGTATCTATAGATAATGAAAAGAAATTTGAATTTGAAGATAATCAAATCACTATGAGTGGAAACACTACAACCATTCTCTCTCATACTCCTCGTAACCTTACTCAAATTCTGAAGAAGTACGTCTACGCCTAATCACTTTACCTAATACAACGTAATCCATTAACTCATTAATGAAATACTCAATAAATTGACTATCTGAAATATCATCACCTTCATCTAGATTTAGTGAAACTCCTCCATATTTTGAAACTGATACACTTAGATTCATTTTCTCAAAATATCCTGATTCAAATGTAATGGAACTTTTTAACATTTGAGCATATTCTTTTGCAAGTAGGGGATCTTTAGCTATGTCTATTCCATGAATAGTTCCTCCTTGCCAGAATCCTGATCTTTTCACATTACTTTTCTTATGTTTCGGAAAATCTGTTTCTAATTTTTGCATGTTGAAGTGTACGGGCCTTGCAGTGTTCTTGTTTCCTCCTAATGCAATTGATAGAGCTTTAATGACTATTGGACGTTCTTTAATGTTGTTTGTTCTTACAAATTTATCATTAATTATTTGAAAAGTAAATAATCTAGGTACTAAAGAATATTTTATTTTAATTGAATATCTTCCTGTGTCTTCATCTTTATCTCTAGTATGTCTTCCAACTTGAATATAATCAATTAATTCACAATTCAGAATTCTATCCTCTTCTATTTTGTATTCTGATTGTGTTTCTCGTAATTGAATTACTCCTTCTACAGATTCTCCTTCCACCTCATGATTGAATGTAAAAATTTTTGAGAATTTTCCTTTTAATTTCATTTCTTCTTCAAATGCACTAAAAACACCATTAGTCATACTGTATTTTTGAGATAGTCTGATTTAATCTTGTTCATATTATAGTAATTTCTTAAATTTTATATCTGCATATTTTAGCCATAATCATACTTTCAAGTGTCCATCTTGACTAGAAATTGCTTCAAAATACAACTTGTGACGTTTCTAGTTAATCATCACGAGTAAGATATTGTTTGATCTTTGACCAACTGTAATACTAATGTTCATTTAACAATGAACAGTTCTCATTAAACCAATACTCATAAAATGACTATTGGTCTGTGATGCTACTCGAATTATTCTTAGTAACACTGATACTGACGGAACTTATGGTCTATGCGAAGAAATGACTTCTCCTAGAGAAAGCATCCTACTCATTTGTAAACAAAACCCATTGTTAATTGAAATGTAAAATATTTGATCTATTTCAAACGTCTGTAAATTTCCTTAAATTCTTTTGAAAGATCGTATGAAATGTTTAGTATGTGTGTGAGTCGGTTCATCGATACCATACCATTGCCCACCTGTCTTAGGATGGTCAGGGCTTTCTGAGGCGATGTTGCAGATGGCTGTTTCTGATTAGACCATGTCTTAAAGGAGTCCTCTACATCCAGACAGAAATTCAATACAAATTCTTTCCATTCTGGGGTTTGATTCAGCTTATCTTTTCCTAGAAATGCTTCTGCTATTGTGCGAAATTCGTTTTGCCTATCTGCATACAGCATTTTGAGTGATTCCTGAATTTTTTCTTCAGTATATTCTGGTGTCTTTAGCATGTACATTCCCTTAATTTCCATGATCTTAATTTGAAGAGTTTGTAATTAAACCAATCTGAGATTTCATTTTTTGAAAACGTCATGTCAAATCCTCTGGATCTTTTTTTGATAGATTCTGTTTTTTGCCCTTACTCGAAGTTTTGTATTGCAACAAGTACATCGAACAAGATCTGTCTTAATGAATCTGGAGCATACACTGCACCATTTTAATCCATTTTGATATTTGATTCCTCCATCAAATCGTTTTATCTTAAAATCTATACAATGTCCTTTGCATCTTGGTGCCAAGACAAATTAAAGAAAATCACTATACATAAGAACACTGTATTACAATGTTTGCAAATGTTTGCAGAATAAACTTCCTTGTTAAATGTAATATGCAGAATTATGATTCATGGATAGAAATATGATCATGATTGCAGCACTAGTCTCCTTTGGAGTGGCGTTTGGTTTGTGGTTCATTGTTTCTGAGACCCCCTCAGTATCATATGCAGAAAATATTTCTATCCAAAATCCCCCAGTCACACGAACCTTTACTGTGTTTGCTGAAGATACTACTATCGAGATTGCACCTGGCAAACGAATTGAAGCTTGGACTTACAATGGAACCATTCCTGGTCCTACTTTGCGAGCAACTGAAGGTGACAGAGTAATAATCAATTTCATCAACAATGGCAAACTTCCACATACTATGCATTTTCATGGAGATCATAATGAGAAAAATGATGGTGTATTCCAAGAAGTACTTCCAGGCGATTCTTACACCTATGATTTCATCGCCGAACCTGCTGGGGCATTCATGTATCACTGTCATGTAATGCCTGTATCTGAACACATACGAAATGGATTGTATGGGGCATTCATTGTAGATCCTAAAGAAGGATTAGAACCCGCACGAGAATATGTCTTAGTTAAAGGAGAATATGATTTGGAAAATCAAGAAACATGGACTCCTGATTACGTATTTTTCAATGGTTATGCTGACCAATACTGGACAAATCCATTGCCTGCAAAAACCAACGAGCTAGTCCGATTATACTATATTGACATGGGGGCAATTGCAGCCTTTGGCTTCCATATCCATGGAACGATATTTGATACAATTACTTCGGGAATCTGGGAAAATGAACCAATCAAGACACAGACATGGGAAGTAAGTCCTGGAAATGCCGCAATCTTTGAGGCAAAATGGAAAGAGCCTGGAAGATACCTATTCCATTTGCATGGAGTACCAGAAGAAAAGGGAACTATGGCTTACTTTGATGTAAGAGATGCCTCTTCTGATGCAGTTGATGGCGTTGATGTTGCAAAAACTAAATCTATTGATATGTGGGAATGGCAGCAAGAGATTGCAAATAGTTTGCAACAACCTGATCCTGATGCAGAGATTACCCAAACGTCTGTAGTTTCATCTGATCATGGACAACATAATGTCCCTACGTCAGATGATGTTGATACTTCACAGATAGTTGAAACAACTCTTTGTGAAGTGGAAGAAGGCTCTGCAGTAAAGTCATCAAACAAATCATATTATCCAAAAATTACTCAGATAAAAGCTGGAGACACTGTTACATGGACAAACAAGGACATCTCTGTTCATACTGTTACAAGCAATGATGATATCTTTGATTCTGGAATGATGATGTCTGGTGATTCGTTTGAACAAACTTTTGATGAGATTGGTTTGTATGAATACTATTGCATGCTTCATCCTTGGATGACTGGAACCGTGAAAGCTGTGTGATTATTTCTCAAAAGATATTTCCATCATTCTATCCTTGATGACGAAATCGATTTTTTTCTCAAATCCTTCATTGAAAATCAATTCTAGAACTGTTTTGTGATACAACGACCAGTTATATCCCAAATCATGTTTAATGATATAATTGTGCGTTGTATCTTTGATGGTGTGATTCATTTCAAAATCTGATATTTTCATTCTTGTAACAAACCATGCCACAAATGAATCCAGATCCATTGATCCTTTCATGAATGTGGCAATATCTGACACAATGCTTTGTCCAATTTTTTTTGCCATGTCTACTGTTTCTTGTTTTGAAAGTTTTTGAAACAATGCACTTACAATCGGCTTGGCTATTGGAACCATACCTACTTTGGGCACAAACATGTCCCATTCTACATATCGTGAAAAAATCTTATTTGCTAATACGTTTAAGCTAATTCCCTGAGATTCTGATTCGGCTCTAAGTTTTTCTAGGTTTTCACTGTCAAGTCTAAATGACATTGTCTCTGTTTTCTTTTTTTGTTCCGCAACCAATTGCGTTTTTACAATAATTATTAGTTAATTATGTATTGTGATTTGAAGTCTATACTCTGTAATGTAAGCTTGTCATATGACAAATCACTCATGTAGTTTACAATCTAATATAATTTAGAAAGATAATGTATAACATGGAAACATGTCCGAAATGTTCAAGTTTGATTCAAACAAGTGATACAAACATCTCTCTTCATG is drawn from Nitrosopumilus sp. and contains these coding sequences:
- a CDS encoding site-specific integrase, whose protein sequence is MSSRAVLLFENSIKSDSTRKTYNYCLRRFVDYYKLKGIDALLSVEPKPLQTMLEDYLFHLKKSVKVATIRTHFAAIELFCIVNDLDGVNFRKIRKMYPASEKIQGRNAWSTTDIQKILESTKELRTKTLIHFLASTGCRIGAIPDLKIGNLTEMPDDCLAVMFYEGTNDEYVGFLHPEAASYMRSYLERRSSDGEKLDKNHPLFRERYSIGIAKPRSISQPNLRTIIHRLVTSTALQREKTDGRFDVMTIHGFRKRFNTVLKLNKTINPAIIEKLMGHKINLDGVYLTPTRNDLFEEFKKGISDLTISDSERLKSRNKKLEVEKKNSENQSTKINELESKIDILTHKMELISKTQESK
- the cofE gene encoding coenzyme F420-0:L-glutamate ligase, producing the protein MQIIPVHFEKEISPSDDLSDILLKFDNLNDGDIIVIAQKVISKQEKRLVSLSSVVPSLLAQGIASQYKKDPRIVELILSESKKIVRMSRGILIVETHHGFICANAGIDESNVEEGFVTLLPVDSDKSAQLIRKKIFERSGKNIAIIISDTFGRSFRLGQTNHAIGVSGLNPILDYEGTLDSFNKILRVTAIAVADELASSSELVMGKSLKCPFAIIRDYSFEFEECSIDKLIRPENEDLFR
- the egtD gene encoding L-histidine N(alpha)-methyltransferase yields the protein MNETIQKNLEYKKYVIDSKLQYFKPHASKIEKTFAEEISFSLNRNTKFISPKFFYDKKGSDLFEKICTLPEYYPTRTEIRILQNLQDELPSFIDNSYRLVELGSGASVKTRLLLDIFTKSQEKTEYFPIDISEILAESSEQLLQDYDNLHITGIIDTYDGGLEFLKNYDKKNNLIIFLGSSFGNFSHIDGENFLEKINSTMKSGDLFLIGLDLVKDTKILESAYDDSQGITSEFNLNVLSRINDELDADFDLNNFSHYSIYNKDEQRIEMYLKSLVNQSVIISKSNLSLNLKKNELIHTEHSHKYTLDQIKTLLKKTGFNIIHTWLDDDTYFSLTLVSKN
- the proS gene encoding proline--tRNA ligase; translated protein: MGKEDVGITVSKKEDFSEWYTQVVLKAKLADYAPVKGLIVLRPDGYSIWESLRDTFDKKFSKNGIRNGFLPILIPESLLGKEQKHFAGFNPEVFWVTHSGTNEVGDRLALRPTSETLAYTLYSKWIQSWRDLPLKINFWNTALRAEIKATKPFLRTSEFLWQEGHTVHTTKEEAEKEVMKILDIYKNTVEEELAIPVTTGKKSEKEKFVGAVYTTTMESIMPDGKALQMGTSHFLGQNFSKPFEVKFADKDNVEHFAWQTSWGVSWRLIGAMIMAHGDDKGLVLPPKVAPIQVVIVPIYRNEEGENKVMPKVEEIRNQLEAKEIRVSIDDREGLSPGYKFNDWEMKGVPLRIEIGPKDLEKDSMIVAKRYNSEKLTINFAEIEKIFAILDEIQIEMLKKARKDADSNTINISNYTDFKSKIEKGGFFNSPWCGKLECEDKIKEETGAEIRVIPFESEDTSQKCIYCQEQSASIPIFARGY
- the serB gene encoding phosphoserine phosphatase SerB, whose protein sequence is MLVIFDVEGVLYDEEYLPILAEKLNKQDEIWEITKQGIQGKINWEEGLRTRVAALKGLDEKTCQEVSDALPIMTGAKEACRALKAAGWKLMAVSGGFTLMMERLQKELGLDYVYSNELLFKDGKLDGVTINVDSDKSKSARIKIEEWGEKKEDIVCVVDGANDVKLFDICGLGIAYRAQDLVKDLATTTLEEKDLSKIIDIINKHYKLELEAVTPA
- the egtB gene encoding ergothioneine biosynthesis protein EgtB is translated as MASNLELDSRNSLLQQFKETRNRTLELVKTLEKDDFVVQTAFFMSPPKWHIGHVSWIYEAIMSKIDTNYEFYSKEFSEYLNSYYQQFGVPHDKGLRGVVSRPTTDQIFQYFNTINQRVEKFIETQKLSEESAKMIVMGFHHECQHQELLVYDLQHLLAEQYRPVKKNEIPKTSEMEKKSVTIEGGIYTMGNNGKGFCYDIELPEHKVFLENYKIDIFPVTNEQYLEFIEDGGYSTYKYWLSDGWEKVKDNKWTSPMYWEKIDNIWYVRDFLGIRKINPKEPVCHVSFYEADAYCKWAGKRLPSEAEWEKAACWNKEKQEKTVFPWGNENPTSEKCNLLESYNWGCSEIGAYPDGISHYGCHQMIGDIWEWTSSEFTGYPGFKSGFDEYNDKWFTNQKVLRGGSFGTPKMSIRGSYRNFFRLDERWLFSGFRCAEDI